The proteins below come from a single Natrinema sp. SYSU A 869 genomic window:
- the cmk gene encoding (d)CMP kinase yields MLLTVSGPPGSGKSTTAELLADAFDLDHVSGGDIFRELADERGYTPLEFNKLAEENDEIDRDLDRRLREIAVEEDDLVLESRLAGWLAGEQADFRFWLDAPARVRGERIADREDKDSARATEETKAREASEAQRYDEYYGIDIRDLTIYDLSVNTARWDPDAVLDMLVTAVERYAPDGDEGKALVELETEF; encoded by the coding sequence ATGTTACTCACCGTCTCCGGCCCGCCAGGTAGCGGGAAGAGCACGACTGCCGAGTTACTTGCCGATGCCTTTGATCTCGACCACGTCAGCGGCGGTGACATTTTTCGGGAATTGGCCGACGAACGCGGCTACACCCCTCTCGAGTTCAACAAACTCGCCGAGGAGAACGACGAGATCGACCGCGACCTCGATCGACGGCTCCGCGAAATCGCTGTCGAGGAAGACGATCTGGTCCTCGAGTCCAGGCTCGCGGGCTGGCTGGCCGGCGAGCAAGCGGATTTCCGCTTCTGGCTGGACGCGCCGGCACGAGTTCGGGGTGAGCGCATCGCCGACCGCGAGGATAAGGATTCCGCGCGTGCGACCGAAGAGACGAAAGCCCGCGAGGCCAGCGAGGCCCAGCGGTATGATGAGTACTACGGGATCGACATTCGGGACCTCACAATCTACGATCTCTCGGTGAACACGGCCCGCTGGGACCCCGACGCTGTCCTCGACATGCTCGTTACCGCCGTCGAGCGCTATGCGCCTGACGGCGACGAAGGAAAGGCACTCGTCGAGCTCGAGACTGAATTCTGA
- a CDS encoding RNA-guided pseudouridylation complex pseudouridine synthase subunit Cbf5: MSLRGPPADRSPAELLTFGVVNLDKPPGPSSHQVSGWLRDAVVETLAERGVESTIDRAAHAGTLDPKVTGCLPVMLGDATRLAQVFLEGGKEYVAVLECHAPVPTDTESVVAEFEGPIYQKPPRKSAVSRRLRVRELYDLEVLEVEDRRLLLRIRCESGTYVRKLCHDLGLALGTGGHMGHLRRTATDPFDDRTLYSAHDFLDVLGFWLEDGNPEPLYDVVDPAERILEGIPGVTIAENAAREVAEGAPIYAPGVLEADDGIDQGSLVACYTPNDAAVCLGELVGSVGADSGVVVDLERVLV; the protein is encoded by the coding sequence ATGAGTCTTCGTGGCCCACCGGCGGATCGTTCGCCCGCCGAGTTACTCACCTTCGGTGTCGTCAATCTCGACAAGCCGCCCGGCCCATCGTCCCATCAGGTCAGCGGCTGGCTGCGAGACGCCGTCGTCGAGACGTTGGCCGAGCGCGGCGTCGAGTCGACGATCGACCGCGCCGCCCACGCGGGCACGCTCGATCCAAAAGTGACCGGCTGTCTCCCGGTCATGCTCGGCGACGCGACCCGGCTCGCACAGGTCTTCCTCGAGGGCGGCAAGGAGTACGTTGCAGTCCTCGAGTGTCACGCGCCGGTCCCTACCGACACCGAATCGGTCGTCGCCGAGTTCGAAGGGCCGATCTACCAGAAACCCCCGCGAAAGAGCGCGGTCTCGCGTCGCCTGCGCGTGCGCGAACTCTACGATCTCGAGGTACTCGAGGTTGAAGACCGACGGCTCCTCTTGCGGATCCGTTGCGAGAGCGGGACCTACGTCCGCAAACTGTGCCACGACCTCGGACTGGCGCTCGGCACTGGCGGGCACATGGGTCACCTGCGCCGCACTGCGACGGATCCGTTCGACGACCGCACGCTCTACAGCGCCCACGACTTCCTCGATGTGCTCGGCTTCTGGCTCGAGGACGGCAACCCCGAACCACTGTACGATGTCGTCGATCCCGCCGAACGGATTCTCGAGGGGATTCCGGGCGTCACTATCGCCGAGAACGCGGCCCGCGAGGTCGCCGAGGGCGCGCCAATCTACGCACCGGGCGTGCTCGAGGCCGACGACGGGATCGATCAGGGGTCACTGGTCGCCTGTTACACGCCCAACGATGCGGCGGTGTGTCTCGGGGAGTTGGTCGGCAGCGTCGGCGCCGACAGCGGTGTTGTGGTGGATCTCGAGCG